In Alosa alosa isolate M-15738 ecotype Scorff River chromosome 23, AALO_Geno_1.1, whole genome shotgun sequence, a single window of DNA contains:
- the dhrsx gene encoding dehydrogenase/reductase SDR family member on chromosome X isoform X1, which translates to MGFLGVLLPMIRLYLVGVRVLLYQLFNRSFTLPALPSQHGRVAIVTGGARGMGFEVARSLTGLGMHVIIAGNVEEEGLEAVTKIRDETKEGKVEFLFLDLSSLHSVRQFAQRFKATGLPLHVLVNNAGVMMVPERRTEDSFELQFGLNFLGHFLLTHLLLDTLKRSGRHGNHSRIVNMSSATHYGARLNLEDLQSRSCYSSHGAYSQSKLALVMFTYYLHEQLTAGDFPVSTNAVDPGMVDTALYQNLCSPAQLLQRPVARLLFRTPAEGASTALLAAVATELEGVGGCYLYNGQRAASSETSYDQDLQAQLWKQSCSLVGL; encoded by the exons ATGGGCTTTCTGGGCGTCCTTCTCCCCATGATCAGACTTTATCTAGTCGGCGTCAGGGTCTTGCTTTACCAACTCTTCAACAGATCTTTCACTCTTCCAG CTCTGCCCAGCCAACATGGACGGGTTGCCATAGTGACAGGTGGCGCCAGAGGGATGGGCTTTGAGGTGGCGCGGAGTCTGACCGGCCTGGGCATGCACGTCATCATCG CTGGGAATGTTGAAGAGGAGGGTCTGGAAGCTGTGACCAAGATCCGTGACGAGACCAAAGAGGGCAAAG ttGAATTCCTCTTCCTGGATCTGTCCTCTCTGCACTCCGTGCGTCAGTTTGCCCAGAGGTTCAAAGCCACTGGCCTCCCTCTCCACGTGCTGGTCAACAACG ctggcgTGATGATGGTCCCTGAGCGCCGGACGGAGGACAGCTTCGAGCTGCAGTTTGGCCTGAACTTCCTGGGTCACTTCCTGCTCACGCACCTGCTGCTGGACACACTCAAGCGATCGGGTCGCCACGGCAACCACAGCCGCATCGTCAACATGTCCTCAGCAACACACTACGGGGCTCGCCTTAACCTGGAGGACCTGCaaagcag gtcttgtTATAGTTCTCACGGGGCGTACTCCCAGAGTAAACTGGCCCTGGTCATGTTCACCTACTACCTGCATGAGCAGCTGACAGCAGGTGATTTCCCGGTCAGCACCAACGCTGTGGACCCTGGCATGGTGGACACGGCCCTCTACCAGAACCTCTGCAGCCCGGCACAGCTGCTCCAGAGACCTGTTGCCAGACTACTCTTCagg ACACCAGCAGAGGGAGCCTCCACCGCTCTCTTGGCTGCCGTGGCGACAGAGCTGGAGGGTGTGGGCGGCTGCTACCTGTACAACGGCCAGCGGGCAGCATCCTCCGAGACGTCCTACGACCAGGACCTGCAGGCCCAGCTGTGGAAGCAGAGCTGCAGCCTAGTGGGCTTGTAg
- the LOC125288931 gene encoding E3 SUMO-protein ligase ZBED1-like, whose product MEPKSEEVEVEPQLVSHPRAKSKVWKYFGFDMEEDEVGKRAHCRLCLAQIGYSGNTTNLYAHLQRHHADAFLEFEKSTGDSPNQTQQQQQTMTTQQHQHQHQQRTLQACTRQNSQEARRQAEVTAAVLGFLCEGLHPLATADEPFFQALLRTLEPRYSPPTFAELVAHALPQRQQQVRAAVAAELAGLSCCGVSADQWRSETHGRSYVTLYAHQLAMSSSASSSAATGLRALSRCLKTFEVPADSPAEGITRALYEVFMEWGVTGRVCGATIACGSPDVRKACAQLELPVIMPCFADQLTRGVNDAFLLPGVQALLSRCRRLVDYFQQSVVASYMLQERTKQQQSRSASLVTERPGCWSSTLAMLQRLRENQPAVTSVLLDDANNQTLLLGAAEWTLLDGLLRMLQGLRSAADMFCRGGSGGGGVVGGGARPTISMLKPVLHMLQSTALRRCEGDPAELHDARRAVAGALDEAYARPAELDMFLKVASFLDPRYKRLPFLTPSERAQVEARVLEEAAALYQRHTPSSPPSNDEPPNKKQAPPDSGTTANPLAVIFCQSGAADSQEEFQAQAEEELSNFKAQKVLGLNEDPLRWWSDRTLLFPMLPRVLQKYWCVPATSAPAHRLFGPAGSALWGKRNRLDPEHVDQQVFLYENTRTHYEPELSCVDKEMTGLV is encoded by the exons ATGGAGCCCAAGagcgaggaggtggaggtggaacCTCAGCTGGTGTCCCACCCCCGCGCCAAGAGCAAGGTGTGGAAGTACTTCGGCTTCGACATGGAGGAGGACGAGGTGGGCAAGCGCGCCCACTGCCGCCTCTGCCTGGCGCAGATCGGCTACTCGGGCAACACCACCAACCTGTACGCCCACCTGCAGCGGCACCACGCCGACGCCTTCCTGGAGTTCGAGAAGAGCACCGGCGACTCGCCCAATCagacgcagcagcagcagcagacgaTGACAacgcagcagcatcagcatcagcatcagcagcgGACGCTACAGGCATGCACGCGTCAGAACTCCCAGGAGGCCCGGCGACAGGCGGAGGTGACCGCGGCGGTGCTGGGCTTCCTGTGCGAGGGCTTGCACCCTCTGGCCACGGCCGACGAGCCCTTCTTCCAGGCGCTGCTGCGGACTCTGGAGCCGCGCTATTCGCCGCCGACCTTCGCCGAGCTCGTGGCGCACGCGCTCccccagcggcagcagcaggtgCGTGCAGCCGTGGCGGCCGAGCTCGCCGGACTCAGCTGCTGCGGGGTGTCGGCCGACCAGTGGCGAAGCGAGACGCACGGGCGCTCCTACGTCACGCTCTACGCCCACCAGCTGGCGATGTCATCGTCCGCGTCGTCGTCCGCGGCGACGGGACTCCGAGCGCTCAGCCGCTGCCTGAAGACGTTCGAGGTCCCAGCGGACAGTCCGGCGGAGGGCATCACGCGCGCGCTCTACGAGGTCTTCATGGAGTGGGGCGTGACGGGCCGCGTTTGCGGAGCCACCATCGCCTGCGGCTCGCCGGACGTGCGCAAGGCCTGCGCCCAGCTGGAGCTGCCCGTGATCATGCCCTGCTTCGCCGACCAGCTGACCCGCGGGGTCAACGACGCCTTCCTGCTGCCCGGCGTTCAGGCGCTTCTGTCCCGCTGCCGTCGGCTGGTCGATTACTTCCAGCAGTCGGTGGTGGCGTCGTACATGCTGCAGGAGCGGACGAAGCAGCAGCAGAGCCGGTC GGCATCGTTGGTCACGGAACGTCCAGGGTGCTGGTCCTCCACGCTCGCCATGCTGCAGCGTCTCCGGGAGAACCAGCCGGCGGTCACCTCGGTGCTTCTGGACGACGCTAACAACCAGACGCTGCTGCTGGGCGCGGCCGAGTGGACTCTGCTGGACGGTCTGCTGAGGATGCTGCAGGGGCTCCGATCGGCGGCGGACATGTTCTGCCGCGGTGGCAGTGGTGGCGGGGGCGTGGTCGGGGGCGGGGCCCGGCCCACCATCAGCATGCTGAAGCCCGTGCTGCACATGCTCCAGAGCACGGCCCTGCGGAGGTGCGAGGGAGACCCCGCGGAGCTGCATGACGCCCGGCGGGCGGTGGCTGGTGCTCTGGACGAGGCCTACGCGCGGCCCGCCGAGCTGGACATGTTCCTGAAGGTGGCGAGTTTCCTGGATCCGCGCTACAAGCGTCTGCCCTTCCTGACGCCGTCCGAGCGCGCTCAGGTGGAGGCACGCGTGCTGGAGGAAGCCGCGGCCCTCTACCAGAGACACACCCCCTCCTCGCCGCCCTCCAACGACGAGCCGCCCAATAAGAAGCAAGCTCCTCCAGACTCCGGCACCACCGCCAACCCGCTGGCGGTCATCTTCTGCCAGTCGGGCGCAGCTGACTCCCAGGAGGAGTTCCAGGCCCAGGCAGAGGAGGAACTCAGCAACTTCAAAGCCCAGAAGGTTCTGGGGCTGAACGAGGACCCGCTCCGCTGGTGGTCTGACCGGACGCTGCTCTTCCCCATGCTGCCCCGGGTTCTGCAGAAGTACTGGTGCGTCCCGGCGACCAGTGCCCCAGCACACCGCCTCTTTGGACCCGCCGGCAGCGCACTGTGGGGGAAACGGAACCGACTCGACCCGGAGCACGTGGACCAGCAGGTGTTCCTCTACGAGAACACCAGAACCCACTATGAGCCAGAGCTGTCGTGCGTTGACAAAGAAATGACCGGATTGGTTTAG
- the dhrsx gene encoding dehydrogenase/reductase SDR family member on chromosome X isoform X2 yields the protein MQRGDQETSCEINTVRGCYALPSQHGRVAIVTGGARGMGFEVARSLTGLGMHVIIAGNVEEEGLEAVTKIRDETKEGKVEFLFLDLSSLHSVRQFAQRFKATGLPLHVLVNNAGVMMVPERRTEDSFELQFGLNFLGHFLLTHLLLDTLKRSGRHGNHSRIVNMSSATHYGARLNLEDLQSRSCYSSHGAYSQSKLALVMFTYYLHEQLTAGDFPVSTNAVDPGMVDTALYQNLCSPAQLLQRPVARLLFRTPAEGASTALLAAVATELEGVGGCYLYNGQRAASSETSYDQDLQAQLWKQSCSLVGL from the exons CTCTGCCCAGCCAACATGGACGGGTTGCCATAGTGACAGGTGGCGCCAGAGGGATGGGCTTTGAGGTGGCGCGGAGTCTGACCGGCCTGGGCATGCACGTCATCATCG CTGGGAATGTTGAAGAGGAGGGTCTGGAAGCTGTGACCAAGATCCGTGACGAGACCAAAGAGGGCAAAG ttGAATTCCTCTTCCTGGATCTGTCCTCTCTGCACTCCGTGCGTCAGTTTGCCCAGAGGTTCAAAGCCACTGGCCTCCCTCTCCACGTGCTGGTCAACAACG ctggcgTGATGATGGTCCCTGAGCGCCGGACGGAGGACAGCTTCGAGCTGCAGTTTGGCCTGAACTTCCTGGGTCACTTCCTGCTCACGCACCTGCTGCTGGACACACTCAAGCGATCGGGTCGCCACGGCAACCACAGCCGCATCGTCAACATGTCCTCAGCAACACACTACGGGGCTCGCCTTAACCTGGAGGACCTGCaaagcag gtcttgtTATAGTTCTCACGGGGCGTACTCCCAGAGTAAACTGGCCCTGGTCATGTTCACCTACTACCTGCATGAGCAGCTGACAGCAGGTGATTTCCCGGTCAGCACCAACGCTGTGGACCCTGGCATGGTGGACACGGCCCTCTACCAGAACCTCTGCAGCCCGGCACAGCTGCTCCAGAGACCTGTTGCCAGACTACTCTTCagg ACACCAGCAGAGGGAGCCTCCACCGCTCTCTTGGCTGCCGTGGCGACAGAGCTGGAGGGTGTGGGCGGCTGCTACCTGTACAACGGCCAGCGGGCAGCATCCTCCGAGACGTCCTACGACCAGGACCTGCAGGCCCAGCTGTGGAAGCAGAGCTGCAGCCTAGTGGGCTTGTAg
- the dhrsx gene encoding dehydrogenase/reductase SDR family member on chromosome X isoform X3: MGFLGVLLPMIRLYLVGVRVLLYQLFNRSFTLPAGNVEEEGLEAVTKIRDETKEGKVEFLFLDLSSLHSVRQFAQRFKATGLPLHVLVNNAGVMMVPERRTEDSFELQFGLNFLGHFLLTHLLLDTLKRSGRHGNHSRIVNMSSATHYGARLNLEDLQSRSCYSSHGAYSQSKLALVMFTYYLHEQLTAGDFPVSTNAVDPGMVDTALYQNLCSPAQLLQRPVARLLFRTPAEGASTALLAAVATELEGVGGCYLYNGQRAASSETSYDQDLQAQLWKQSCSLVGL, from the exons ATGGGCTTTCTGGGCGTCCTTCTCCCCATGATCAGACTTTATCTAGTCGGCGTCAGGGTCTTGCTTTACCAACTCTTCAACAGATCTTTCACTCTTCCAG CTGGGAATGTTGAAGAGGAGGGTCTGGAAGCTGTGACCAAGATCCGTGACGAGACCAAAGAGGGCAAAG ttGAATTCCTCTTCCTGGATCTGTCCTCTCTGCACTCCGTGCGTCAGTTTGCCCAGAGGTTCAAAGCCACTGGCCTCCCTCTCCACGTGCTGGTCAACAACG ctggcgTGATGATGGTCCCTGAGCGCCGGACGGAGGACAGCTTCGAGCTGCAGTTTGGCCTGAACTTCCTGGGTCACTTCCTGCTCACGCACCTGCTGCTGGACACACTCAAGCGATCGGGTCGCCACGGCAACCACAGCCGCATCGTCAACATGTCCTCAGCAACACACTACGGGGCTCGCCTTAACCTGGAGGACCTGCaaagcag gtcttgtTATAGTTCTCACGGGGCGTACTCCCAGAGTAAACTGGCCCTGGTCATGTTCACCTACTACCTGCATGAGCAGCTGACAGCAGGTGATTTCCCGGTCAGCACCAACGCTGTGGACCCTGGCATGGTGGACACGGCCCTCTACCAGAACCTCTGCAGCCCGGCACAGCTGCTCCAGAGACCTGTTGCCAGACTACTCTTCagg ACACCAGCAGAGGGAGCCTCCACCGCTCTCTTGGCTGCCGTGGCGACAGAGCTGGAGGGTGTGGGCGGCTGCTACCTGTACAACGGCCAGCGGGCAGCATCCTCCGAGACGTCCTACGACCAGGACCTGCAGGCCCAGCTGTGGAAGCAGAGCTGCAGCCTAGTGGGCTTGTAg
- the dhrsx gene encoding dehydrogenase/reductase SDR family member on chromosome X isoform X4: protein MGFEVARSLTGLGMHVIIAGNVEEEGLEAVTKIRDETKEGKVEFLFLDLSSLHSVRQFAQRFKATGLPLHVLVNNAGVMMVPERRTEDSFELQFGLNFLGHFLLTHLLLDTLKRSGRHGNHSRIVNMSSATHYGARLNLEDLQSRSCYSSHGAYSQSKLALVMFTYYLHEQLTAGDFPVSTNAVDPGMVDTALYQNLCSPAQLLQRPVARLLFRTPAEGASTALLAAVATELEGVGGCYLYNGQRAASSETSYDQDLQAQLWKQSCSLVGL from the exons ATGGGCTTTGAGGTGGCGCGGAGTCTGACCGGCCTGGGCATGCACGTCATCATCG CTGGGAATGTTGAAGAGGAGGGTCTGGAAGCTGTGACCAAGATCCGTGACGAGACCAAAGAGGGCAAAG ttGAATTCCTCTTCCTGGATCTGTCCTCTCTGCACTCCGTGCGTCAGTTTGCCCAGAGGTTCAAAGCCACTGGCCTCCCTCTCCACGTGCTGGTCAACAACG ctggcgTGATGATGGTCCCTGAGCGCCGGACGGAGGACAGCTTCGAGCTGCAGTTTGGCCTGAACTTCCTGGGTCACTTCCTGCTCACGCACCTGCTGCTGGACACACTCAAGCGATCGGGTCGCCACGGCAACCACAGCCGCATCGTCAACATGTCCTCAGCAACACACTACGGGGCTCGCCTTAACCTGGAGGACCTGCaaagcag gtcttgtTATAGTTCTCACGGGGCGTACTCCCAGAGTAAACTGGCCCTGGTCATGTTCACCTACTACCTGCATGAGCAGCTGACAGCAGGTGATTTCCCGGTCAGCACCAACGCTGTGGACCCTGGCATGGTGGACACGGCCCTCTACCAGAACCTCTGCAGCCCGGCACAGCTGCTCCAGAGACCTGTTGCCAGACTACTCTTCagg ACACCAGCAGAGGGAGCCTCCACCGCTCTCTTGGCTGCCGTGGCGACAGAGCTGGAGGGTGTGGGCGGCTGCTACCTGTACAACGGCCAGCGGGCAGCATCCTCCGAGACGTCCTACGACCAGGACCTGCAGGCCCAGCTGTGGAAGCAGAGCTGCAGCCTAGTGGGCTTGTAg